Proteins from a genomic interval of Salinarchaeum sp. Harcht-Bsk1:
- a CDS encoding MTH1187 family thiamine-binding protein: MTVVAFLSVAPVREGSMAADVADAVDALEAFDVEYETTPMGTVVETDDVGELMDAVEAAHRAVDADRVSTFLKIDDKRTATSSAADKVERVEAHLGREARSGSE, encoded by the coding sequence ATGACAGTCGTGGCATTCCTCTCGGTCGCACCGGTGAGGGAAGGGAGCATGGCCGCCGACGTGGCCGACGCCGTCGACGCGCTGGAAGCCTTCGACGTCGAGTACGAGACCACGCCGATGGGAACCGTCGTCGAGACCGACGACGTCGGCGAACTGATGGACGCGGTCGAGGCAGCCCACCGCGCGGTCGACGCCGACCGGGTGAGCACGTTCCTGAAGATCGACGACAAGCGCACGGCCACGAGCTCCGCCGCGGACAAGGTCGAGCGCGTCGAAGCGCACCTCGGCCGGGAAGCTCGTTCCGGCAGCGAGTAG
- the sod gene encoding superoxide dismutase: MPERSNPELPPLPYDYDALEPHISEQVVTWHHDTHHQGYVNGLDSAEETLTENRSEGDFGSSAAAIRNVTHNGCGHYLHTLFWENMDPNGGGEPDGDLRERIEEDFGSYEAWKGEFEAAASAAGGWALLVYDPVAKQLRNLVVDKHDQGALWGSHPVLALDVWEHSYYHDYGPARGDFVDNFFEVVDWDNVASQYDDAVSLFE, translated from the coding sequence ATGCCCGAACGATCCAACCCCGAACTGCCGCCACTGCCGTATGACTACGACGCGCTCGAACCACACATCTCCGAGCAGGTCGTCACCTGGCATCACGACACCCACCACCAGGGCTACGTGAACGGCCTCGACAGCGCCGAGGAGACCCTCACCGAGAACCGCTCGGAGGGTGACTTCGGTAGCTCCGCGGCCGCGATCCGCAACGTCACCCACAACGGCTGTGGCCACTACCTCCACACGCTGTTCTGGGAGAACATGGACCCCAACGGCGGCGGCGAACCCGACGGCGACCTCCGCGAGCGCATCGAGGAGGACTTCGGCTCTTACGAGGCCTGGAAGGGCGAGTTCGAGGCCGCGGCTTCCGCCGCCGGCGGCTGGGCCCTCCTCGTATACGATCCCGTCGCCAAGCAGCTGCGCAACCTCGTCGTCGACAAGCACGACCAGGGCGCGCTCTGGGGCTCCCACCCCGTCCTCGCCCTGGACGTCTGGGAGCACTCCTACTACCACGACTACGGTCCGGCCCGCGGCGACTTCGTCGACAACTTCTTCGAGGTCGTCGACTGGGACAACGTCGCGAGCCAGTACGACGACGCCGTCTCGCTGTTCGAGTAA
- a CDS encoding DUF5827 family protein — MPEPKSAFDGLYPCDFYEPAELLEPDQCYTVYEIARLLQDLDPDAGLEPETEDVLLDWAIPWIMTNAEDLVVADPRSDDEPGYYGLRRPEDLPESN; from the coding sequence ATGCCCGAACCGAAGTCGGCCTTCGACGGACTGTACCCCTGTGACTTCTACGAGCCCGCGGAGCTCCTCGAACCGGACCAGTGCTATACCGTCTACGAGATCGCACGACTGCTCCAGGACCTCGATCCGGACGCGGGGCTGGAGCCCGAGACCGAGGACGTCCTGCTGGACTGGGCGATTCCCTGGATCATGACGAACGCGGAGGACCTCGTCGTCGCGGATCCCCGGAGCGACGACGAGCCGGGGTACTACGGCCTCCGCCGGCCCGAGGATCTTCCAGAATCGAACTGA
- a CDS encoding MBL fold metallo-hydrolase: MISNVAAEVQAFTSNAFLVEGERRVLVDTGAGFDVVSVIDAHGGDLDAVVLTHTHPDHIGNAADLRNAYDVPIYGYDTNHDAVDEPLADGDVLQLGDHEYEVLHTPGHAEDHCCFYADATGVLFAGDLVFQNGGYGRTDLPGADRRTLLESIESVLDVIDEDLRELHTGHGPSVTEDAFQHVELAARSARAR; this comes from the coding sequence GTGATCAGCAACGTCGCCGCCGAGGTCCAGGCGTTCACGAGCAACGCGTTTCTCGTGGAGGGGGAGCGGCGCGTCCTCGTCGACACGGGCGCCGGGTTCGACGTTGTGTCGGTGATCGATGCCCACGGCGGCGACCTCGACGCGGTGGTGCTCACCCACACGCATCCCGACCACATTGGCAACGCTGCCGACCTGCGGAACGCGTACGACGTCCCTATCTACGGATACGATACGAACCACGACGCCGTCGACGAACCGCTCGCAGACGGCGACGTCCTCCAGCTCGGCGACCACGAGTACGAGGTGCTCCACACGCCCGGTCACGCCGAGGACCACTGCTGTTTCTACGCAGACGCGACGGGCGTGCTCTTCGCGGGCGACCTCGTCTTCCAGAACGGCGGCTACGGCCGGACGGACCTCCCCGGCGCCGATCGTCGGACGCTGCTGGAGTCGATCGAGTCCGTCCTCGACGTCATCGACGAGGATCTCCGCGAACTCCACACCGGTCACGGCCCGAGCGTCACGGAGGACGCATTCCAGCACGTCGAACTTGCAGCCCGGTCGGCGCGGGCGCGCTGA
- a CDS encoding sacsin N-terminal ATP-binding-like domain-containing protein, protein MSSGVSEESEFLSGFRERRLRSYQSTPEDINAHYSDEGQIQADYHRRFAFELIQNADDAMSDSEGTRKVRFELDGETLLVANTGRQIDEDDVKALCTMSYTTKEASSDAEQEAPIGHKGRGFSSVLDLTNRPQVFSTGVSFEFDRGDARDAILDAVEEHDEWSEPDIDGIPLMRLPFPPDETPPRVQELLEQEYNTVFRFELKSSSIREDTITAISELDEHTAVFLQNLEELELSLDGSTEEWRIQRDVKRTESVQSDLEFVTVEHEAETQESASTTFALFSRLRIPIGNNTGGIDANTWGEVDHTRIGVALRVTRESDGIHLKRLRERPFLHVFLPTEERCPIPVLANGAFYTKISRTSVDVTAGAENYNGFLVEQIADLLATDVVGYAKETATSAGEILGWLDFTHLTEESRNDDDSLEGRFINAVKTAFADVAFLPAFSDADGDASLRSIREAVIPYYAETRPDIAGYVARIHGATRLEVSEVDSQGYFLQTKLLTPSHARVLDSLGADTLSARDIPLVLGAVSDSRSPLNKYPEPVDELAVDPILQVLIWVFETISDQDDVLSEFKAACQGASVFPVGRPTEAGIVRHVARDSGGVRELFFPPQNDIPDVDLPGIEFLSPPLYRPKANVDSRTQSNLVTELKPALESIWGVNEFEFEEVARAALFPVLPSPQQLDADDTPLRKRSILELVWRLAGESVDAAAPLPHIERTQTLHRLCLLPVPTRDGDWEPACRVYFGSDWQPDASAATQVEPLFDAAGIEDAHYLAPPDTFPGIEHPADVVDEPDIGEESEFDEWRNFFQWLGVSPHLRLKPFFDPQTRRRLRSTIGIERPDARSELDALDEDLWTEYQHHLTECLDQAGGQRGEYDSIYQMQSIEFLSQFLEAAGNVENTVEGESVSSSVGEQLLKHIGAWWRESFQKYRNPVLATHDVQSFGRRNQNCPAESEKRRVGLNLWLWQLKNARWCPTEHGVRRPDEAWLPTESVHSRFQLSGNSLLPVIPSNVAEQTRDAAGFFDAVGVRRELSQSTFRPRDARTIVGTIANTFTDADGNLTATAAVGDSLRQIKSAYRYTSELLPALPDQQRDIKDEDWQTSQTGLEDVGVLCRYPDGEFEIIRAQDAYFVSAPDVLEQIPIPSLPVFVLQETEAVGFGVHFGMRDLERAADSTPRFLDERPAVREQLIQELKRAAPYILCRLEAERQSQELITRDLNGLRAFCTDLEIVDSIEVDYEFPGENVAPVTSNPPYYLDRRDRARSEPAIPIVRAAENDDEQYRYLARALCGALNVTQFEGVVTMLTATDDSDRRDYLRLAGAPSSIDEIESKRQALREDTAEPLEAPIVNPSDYTDEDVEYKPDNSPDPAREPIKDRTPQRQERPIYEPGELAIAGDRETIIVEPAEENGDEDDYSDTRESQGGGSNPDMKYRTVVDKLGMQITMEYERARLREEFDFESRDTSPEEYVFKVHTEQAIQDARRSDSNAAPVIKKLVEEVGLPLPYPGFDILTVNPDTGKADRLIELKSSGHDTRTPGISWNEWKTARTKDVSDRFYLYIVGNLRKDIRSDPYVRAIRNPFELLRPETEEHSETKREVKVDITNFRKRGEIQETPLADVTETD, encoded by the coding sequence ATGTCATCAGGGGTCAGTGAAGAATCTGAATTTCTCTCCGGGTTTCGTGAAAGACGTCTTCGTTCTTACCAGAGTACGCCCGAGGATATCAACGCTCATTACAGCGACGAAGGGCAGATTCAGGCGGACTATCATAGACGGTTCGCGTTTGAACTGATCCAGAACGCCGACGATGCGATGTCGGACAGTGAAGGAACGAGGAAGGTCAGGTTCGAGTTGGACGGGGAGACGTTACTCGTCGCGAATACTGGGCGTCAGATCGATGAAGACGATGTGAAGGCCCTCTGCACGATGAGTTATACGACGAAAGAGGCGAGTAGCGACGCCGAACAGGAAGCTCCTATCGGTCACAAGGGTCGCGGATTCAGCTCCGTTCTCGATCTGACGAACCGACCGCAGGTGTTCTCGACTGGCGTTTCGTTTGAGTTCGATCGCGGTGATGCCCGAGACGCGATTCTCGACGCGGTTGAGGAACATGATGAGTGGTCGGAACCTGATATCGACGGCATTCCGCTGATGCGGCTTCCATTCCCGCCAGACGAGACGCCGCCTCGTGTCCAGGAATTACTGGAGCAGGAGTACAACACTGTATTTCGATTCGAGTTGAAGAGTTCCAGTATCCGGGAGGATACGATCACTGCTATTTCAGAACTCGATGAACACACCGCGGTGTTTCTCCAGAACCTCGAGGAGCTAGAACTCAGTCTCGACGGATCGACTGAAGAATGGCGAATCCAACGAGATGTGAAGCGAACCGAGAGCGTGCAAAGCGATCTGGAGTTCGTGACCGTCGAACATGAAGCCGAAACTCAGGAGTCGGCCAGTACGACATTCGCGTTGTTTTCGCGGCTGCGAATCCCGATCGGCAACAATACGGGTGGCATCGATGCGAATACTTGGGGGGAAGTCGATCACACGCGGATTGGTGTCGCACTTCGTGTTACTCGTGAATCCGATGGCATCCATCTAAAGCGGTTGCGTGAACGACCGTTTCTCCACGTATTCCTCCCAACTGAAGAGCGATGCCCGATACCGGTGCTTGCCAATGGGGCATTCTACACGAAGATTTCCAGAACCAGTGTCGACGTGACTGCCGGCGCAGAGAACTATAACGGATTCCTCGTTGAGCAAATCGCCGATTTACTGGCGACAGATGTCGTGGGGTACGCGAAGGAAACCGCCACCAGTGCCGGGGAAATCCTGGGGTGGCTCGATTTCACTCACCTTACTGAAGAATCTCGGAATGATGACGACTCACTGGAAGGGCGGTTTATCAACGCCGTGAAAACTGCGTTCGCCGATGTGGCATTTCTGCCGGCGTTTTCGGATGCAGATGGAGACGCTTCGTTACGTTCGATCCGGGAGGCAGTCATTCCCTATTACGCCGAGACCCGGCCGGATATCGCCGGGTACGTTGCGCGGATCCACGGTGCGACCCGATTGGAAGTCAGTGAAGTCGATAGCCAGGGGTATTTTCTCCAGACGAAATTGTTGACCCCAAGCCACGCACGGGTTTTGGATTCACTCGGTGCAGATACTCTTTCGGCTCGGGATATCCCTCTCGTGTTAGGGGCTGTGTCGGACTCGCGTTCTCCGCTGAACAAGTATCCGGAGCCTGTTGATGAATTGGCTGTCGACCCAATCCTGCAAGTGTTGATCTGGGTGTTCGAGACAATTAGCGATCAGGATGACGTGTTGAGCGAGTTCAAAGCTGCGTGCCAGGGTGCGTCGGTGTTCCCGGTTGGTCGACCAACTGAGGCGGGCATCGTCAGGCATGTTGCGCGTGACAGCGGCGGGGTTCGCGAGTTGTTCTTCCCGCCGCAGAACGATATTCCGGATGTTGATCTCCCGGGAATTGAATTCCTGAGTCCACCATTGTACCGTCCGAAGGCAAACGTTGATTCACGGACTCAAAGTAATCTCGTTACGGAGTTGAAACCCGCGTTAGAGTCGATATGGGGTGTCAATGAGTTCGAATTCGAAGAGGTTGCTCGAGCAGCATTGTTCCCTGTCCTGCCGAGTCCGCAGCAACTCGATGCTGATGACACGCCGCTTCGGAAGCGCAGTATTCTGGAACTCGTGTGGCGGCTTGCCGGCGAATCAGTAGATGCGGCTGCTCCATTACCGCATATCGAGCGAACCCAGACACTGCATCGGCTTTGTCTCCTCCCGGTGCCGACGAGAGACGGGGACTGGGAGCCTGCCTGTCGCGTGTACTTCGGATCGGATTGGCAGCCGGATGCGAGCGCGGCCACGCAGGTCGAACCGTTATTCGACGCGGCCGGCATCGAAGATGCTCACTACCTGGCGCCTCCCGACACATTCCCGGGGATCGAACACCCTGCAGACGTGGTGGATGAACCTGATATTGGGGAGGAGTCTGAGTTTGACGAGTGGCGGAATTTCTTCCAGTGGTTGGGGGTATCTCCGCATCTCCGGTTGAAGCCGTTTTTCGATCCGCAGACTCGACGTCGCCTGCGATCGACGATTGGTATTGAACGACCGGACGCCCGCTCGGAATTGGACGCGTTAGATGAGGACCTGTGGACGGAATACCAGCACCATCTCACGGAGTGCTTGGATCAGGCTGGTGGGCAGCGCGGGGAGTACGACTCGATCTACCAGATGCAAAGCATCGAATTCTTGAGTCAGTTCCTTGAGGCGGCAGGAAATGTTGAGAACACGGTGGAAGGAGAATCGGTATCCTCTAGCGTCGGCGAGCAACTTCTCAAGCACATTGGTGCGTGGTGGCGAGAGAGCTTCCAGAAATACCGGAATCCAGTGCTCGCCACACACGACGTACAATCATTTGGACGACGGAACCAGAATTGCCCTGCGGAGAGCGAAAAGCGTCGCGTTGGACTCAACTTGTGGCTGTGGCAACTGAAGAACGCTCGCTGGTGCCCGACGGAGCACGGTGTCCGACGGCCTGATGAAGCGTGGTTACCGACCGAGAGCGTCCACTCCCGGTTTCAGCTGAGCGGTAATTCGCTGTTGCCTGTGATTCCGAGTAACGTGGCAGAGCAAACGCGGGATGCAGCAGGGTTCTTCGACGCAGTCGGCGTTCGTCGGGAATTATCTCAGTCTACATTCCGGCCGCGCGATGCGCGGACGATCGTCGGGACGATTGCGAACACGTTCACCGATGCCGATGGGAATCTGACAGCCACCGCTGCGGTTGGGGACTCGCTTCGCCAGATCAAATCGGCGTACCGCTACACAAGTGAACTGCTGCCAGCCCTTCCTGATCAACAGCGAGACATCAAGGACGAAGACTGGCAAACGAGTCAGACAGGGCTGGAGGATGTCGGCGTCCTGTGCCGGTATCCCGATGGGGAGTTCGAGATCATTCGAGCGCAAGATGCGTACTTCGTTAGCGCCCCGGACGTTCTTGAGCAGATCCCGATCCCCAGCCTGCCGGTATTTGTGCTTCAGGAGACAGAAGCCGTCGGATTCGGGGTGCACTTCGGGATGCGTGATCTGGAGAGAGCTGCGGATTCGACACCACGGTTCCTCGATGAACGCCCCGCGGTGCGGGAACAGCTCATCCAGGAACTGAAACGAGCTGCACCGTACATCCTCTGCCGACTCGAAGCTGAGCGCCAGTCCCAGGAATTGATCACACGTGACCTAAACGGCTTGAGAGCATTCTGCACCGATTTGGAGATCGTCGACTCGATCGAGGTGGATTACGAGTTCCCAGGCGAGAACGTGGCGCCCGTGACTTCGAATCCCCCGTACTATCTTGACCGTCGTGATCGTGCTCGATCGGAACCCGCGATACCGATCGTCAGGGCTGCAGAAAACGACGACGAACAGTATCGATATTTAGCGCGGGCACTCTGTGGAGCGTTGAATGTCACGCAATTCGAAGGCGTCGTGACGATGCTCACCGCCACGGATGACAGTGACCGTCGAGATTATCTGCGTCTGGCCGGAGCACCGTCATCGATCGATGAGATCGAAAGCAAGCGACAAGCACTCCGTGAGGACACAGCGGAGCCCCTCGAGGCACCGATAGTGAATCCGAGCGACTACACCGATGAGGACGTGGAGTACAAGCCAGACAATTCCCCAGACCCGGCAAGAGAACCGATCAAAGACCGGACGCCTCAGCGGCAGGAACGCCCGATCTACGAACCAGGGGAATTGGCGATTGCCGGTGATCGAGAGACAATCATTGTTGAACCTGCCGAGGAGAACGGAGATGAGGACGACTATTCAGACACCAGGGAATCTCAAGGGGGCGGTAGCAACCCGGACATGAAATATCGCACTGTAGTCGACAAATTAGGGATGCAGATCACGATGGAGTATGAACGGGCGCGGCTCCGGGAAGAATTCGACTTCGAGAGCCGTGACACATCGCCCGAGGAGTACGTGTTCAAGGTCCATACAGAGCAGGCGATACAAGATGCTCGTAGGAGTGACTCTAATGCGGCACCCGTGATCAAGAAGCTGGTCGAAGAGGTCGGACTCCCGCTTCCCTACCCGGGATTCGACATCCTCACAGTGAATCCAGATACGGGGAAGGCTGATCGGTTAATCGAGTTGAAGTCCTCCGGGCACGATACGCGAACACCAGGGATCTCGTGGAACGAGTGGAAAACTGCCCGAACCAAAGACGTGAGCGACCGATTCTACCTATACATCGTTGGAAACCTGCGGAAGGACATCCGCTCCGACCCATATGTACGTGCTATTCGTAACCCGTTTGAATTACTCCGCCCCGAAACGGAGGAACACTCAGAGACGAAGCGAGAGGTGAAAGTCGACATCACGAACTTCCGGAAGCGAGGAGAAATCCAAGAAACGCCGCTCGCCGATGTGACCGAGACTGACTAG
- a CDS encoding GTP cyclohydrolase I, translating to MYHDVRSAISITSITVDLWNDAPGTWMTDNQFHYEETTAVPVEDSEIDLEKARRGTRLLLEAIGEEPNEAPLTETFERRGPEILATLTEGTRETAKPDLRTFEADADELVVKTEIPIYSLCEHHLLPFFGVAHIDYRPGEEIVGLSKLPATCAGIHAGKYDFDRRRGARSHSQGSCGDVQAVHGVL from the coding sequence TTGTACCACGACGTCCGCTCCGCGATATCCATCACCTCGATCACCGTCGACCTGTGGAACGATGCACCGGGGACATGGATGACAGACAATCAGTTTCACTACGAGGAGACGACGGCCGTTCCAGTGGAGGACAGCGAAATCGACCTCGAGAAGGCTCGGCGGGGGACGAGACTCCTGCTCGAGGCAATCGGGGAGGAACCCAACGAGGCCCCGCTAACCGAGACGTTTGAACGGCGGGGTCCCGAAATACTTGCGACACTGACCGAGGGAACGCGCGAAACCGCCAAACCCGACCTTCGAACCTTCGAGGCCGATGCCGACGAACTCGTCGTCAAGACGGAGATCCCCATCTACAGTCTCTGCGAGCATCATCTGCTCCCGTTCTTCGGCGTCGCGCATATTGACTACCGTCCCGGTGAGGAGATCGTCGGACTCTCGAAACTTCCCGCTACGTGCGCTGGCATTCACGCCGGAAAGTACGATTTCGATCGACGCCGTGGCGCTCGGTCACATTCACAAGGAAGCTGCGGCGACGTTCAGGCAGTGCACGGCGTTTTGTAA
- a CDS encoding exodeoxyribonuclease V subunit beta, producing MREDASADEADVSLTDEQQDALKLDRNIAITAGAGTGKTTTLKERYREILASNPDIGPQNVPTLTFTTDATSELRDEIRDVIDEELADATGDEYDRWRTAKDDLEDAYIHTIHAFCSRILREFAVEADVHPEFETLDEGDADDLLSETVTAVLDQYGVENGPPAPAGRLAPRDQNEQTHTAEWPWDTHDELATLTQLYSRSTLHSALTSLFSERPDSTEWADRWADSTAEAYQAYCAEFIDVSIPVTEADQLMDNQDAQTAIEEIRRIAAEDLDVPADDNGRELLEDLAGILTETRAHTDDGTAADRQRFFLTLANGVTSNAGTLYSRSHYYAGTKGNWHGNGHETEQDALQDALDKLTALVEPEDRNLDHDPAVERNAARQAIALARVFQVTRAEYERRKRRRTALDYSDLITGAIDFLETNDDARRTLREEFEYIMVDEVQDTDPRQWQLIKLLSGDDPDRFDGQNVFLVGDEKQSIYRFRDADVTQFRDARTTLIDDNPAGVDGDLELTGNFRTVAPTLDTINDLFEELLQPAGREDDSTHEPYEAEPQRLTAERPDGPDVDGTVEYLVVPDDEDADAALGLEDTWFTDDEYLSRAEREATAVTAHLTNLFAGDTEVYGPDAEEYVTAQPEHVALLFRSSRRLDAFERALDAENIPYTNLAGSGFYDTPEVRPLINLLRVLEDPHADIPLYGVLRSPLFGFTDNELANAYTADTALWNALETATPELQAAREQIREWRTDAGTGPDPAVGQWSALISRVIDDTAYLVSIGADDRPQQAVANVEKFRQQLRNWEEGNARSVTALLNRIQRARDGTDDPSEATIPGDIDGVQLRTIHSAKGLEFPIVIVPEITRGFNHQSRITKAHFERINDEPLLGLKAPSIDTVFDDTNSAMYTHVREHYRDRERAEQRRLLYVAATRARDHLVLTGTHSIDDDTESGLSDAGDWADASSWQDWVQPTMLDIPDLVPQLSQHDAITADLDEGQYTIRRPPEPGDWTPPGGDDAVPTDIELPEPARQPAKQRLSASQFRDQLADTQSRPDLLQEDGGDGTGPEHIDADPAINSATLGTIVHKLCELTPPREDWPTIIRRSVDDPDALTETDISLIERHADAGLTALDELEAMHEIRSRHAELTVTLDLDAAKVVGDIDHLSVTDTGYLVADYKTSDLDGESIASYTEHYLPQLLAYAGALFQNDPDAEHVTIALIFTDTGDVPHRTVTRIDVDELLDWASTEL from the coding sequence ATGCGTGAAGACGCTTCAGCGGACGAAGCGGACGTGTCACTCACCGACGAGCAGCAAGACGCGCTGAAACTCGACCGGAACATCGCAATCACGGCCGGCGCCGGCACCGGCAAAACAACGACGCTCAAAGAAAGGTACCGGGAGATCCTGGCATCCAACCCGGACATCGGGCCGCAAAACGTCCCGACGCTCACGTTCACGACCGACGCGACCAGCGAACTCCGCGACGAGATCCGGGACGTGATCGACGAGGAACTCGCCGACGCCACCGGCGACGAGTACGACCGGTGGCGGACCGCGAAAGACGATCTCGAAGACGCGTACATCCACACGATCCACGCGTTCTGCAGCCGCATCCTCCGCGAGTTCGCCGTCGAAGCCGACGTCCACCCCGAATTCGAAACGCTCGACGAAGGCGACGCAGACGACCTGCTGAGCGAGACCGTCACGGCCGTGCTCGACCAGTACGGCGTCGAAAACGGCCCGCCAGCGCCGGCCGGACGCCTCGCCCCACGCGACCAGAACGAGCAAACCCACACTGCGGAATGGCCGTGGGACACGCACGACGAGCTCGCCACGCTCACCCAACTGTACTCCCGATCGACACTGCACTCGGCGCTCACCAGCCTGTTCAGCGAACGCCCGGACAGCACCGAGTGGGCCGACCGGTGGGCCGACAGCACCGCCGAAGCATATCAAGCGTACTGCGCGGAGTTCATCGACGTCTCCATCCCGGTCACCGAGGCCGACCAGCTCATGGACAACCAAGACGCGCAAACCGCCATCGAAGAGATACGCCGCATCGCTGCGGAGGATCTCGACGTCCCGGCCGACGACAACGGGAGGGAACTCCTCGAGGACCTCGCCGGCATCCTCACCGAGACTCGCGCGCACACCGACGACGGAACCGCAGCCGACCGGCAACGATTCTTCCTCACCCTCGCCAACGGCGTCACGAGCAACGCCGGCACCCTGTACTCGAGATCCCACTACTACGCAGGCACCAAAGGGAACTGGCACGGGAACGGCCACGAAACCGAGCAAGACGCGCTTCAAGACGCGCTCGACAAACTCACCGCGCTCGTCGAACCCGAAGATCGGAATCTCGATCACGACCCCGCCGTCGAACGGAACGCTGCCAGGCAAGCCATCGCACTCGCCCGCGTCTTCCAGGTCACCCGCGCCGAGTACGAACGCCGGAAACGACGCCGCACCGCACTGGACTACTCCGACCTCATCACCGGCGCCATCGACTTCCTCGAAACCAACGACGACGCGCGCCGCACACTCCGTGAGGAGTTCGAGTACATCATGGTCGACGAAGTCCAGGACACCGACCCGCGGCAATGGCAGCTCATCAAACTGTTAAGCGGCGACGACCCTGACCGATTCGACGGGCAGAACGTGTTCCTCGTCGGCGACGAAAAACAGAGCATCTACCGGTTCCGCGATGCCGACGTCACGCAGTTCCGCGACGCCCGCACCACGCTCATCGACGACAACCCGGCCGGCGTCGACGGAGACCTCGAACTCACCGGGAACTTCCGCACCGTCGCACCCACCCTCGACACGATCAACGACCTGTTCGAGGAACTCCTCCAACCCGCCGGTCGGGAAGACGACAGCACCCACGAACCGTACGAAGCCGAGCCGCAACGCCTCACCGCCGAACGCCCGGACGGCCCCGACGTCGACGGCACCGTCGAGTACCTGGTCGTCCCCGACGACGAAGACGCAGACGCCGCGCTCGGCCTCGAGGACACGTGGTTCACGGACGACGAGTACCTCTCCCGCGCCGAACGCGAAGCCACGGCCGTCACCGCGCACCTCACGAACCTCTTCGCCGGCGACACCGAGGTGTACGGCCCGGACGCTGAGGAATACGTCACCGCGCAACCCGAGCACGTCGCACTCCTGTTCCGATCATCCCGCCGCCTCGACGCGTTCGAACGCGCACTCGACGCCGAGAACATCCCGTACACGAACCTCGCCGGCAGCGGCTTCTACGACACGCCGGAAGTCCGCCCACTCATCAACCTGCTCCGCGTGCTCGAAGACCCGCACGCCGACATCCCGCTGTACGGCGTCCTGCGCTCCCCGCTGTTCGGCTTCACCGACAACGAACTCGCCAACGCATACACCGCCGACACGGCACTGTGGAACGCTCTCGAAACCGCGACGCCCGAACTGCAAGCCGCCCGCGAGCAGATCCGCGAGTGGCGCACCGACGCCGGCACCGGCCCGGACCCGGCCGTCGGACAGTGGAGCGCCCTCATCTCCCGCGTCATCGACGACACCGCGTATCTCGTCAGCATCGGTGCCGACGACCGCCCGCAGCAAGCCGTCGCCAACGTCGAAAAATTCCGCCAACAACTCCGCAACTGGGAGGAAGGCAACGCCCGATCCGTCACCGCGCTCCTCAACCGAATCCAACGCGCCCGCGACGGCACCGACGACCCGAGCGAAGCAACCATCCCCGGCGACATCGACGGCGTCCAGCTCCGCACCATTCATTCCGCGAAAGGCCTCGAATTCCCGATCGTGATCGTTCCCGAGATCACCCGCGGATTCAACCACCAATCACGCATCACCAAAGCTCACTTCGAACGCATCAACGACGAGCCCCTCCTCGGATTGAAAGCACCGAGCATCGACACCGTGTTCGACGATACGAACTCCGCGATGTACACGCACGTCCGCGAACACTACCGCGACCGCGAACGCGCCGAGCAACGCCGCCTCCTCTACGTCGCCGCCACACGCGCCCGCGACCACCTCGTCCTCACCGGCACGCACAGCATCGACGACGATACGGAATCTGGATTATCCGACGCCGGCGACTGGGCCGACGCCAGTTCCTGGCAAGATTGGGTCCAACCCACGATGCTCGACATCCCGGACCTCGTCCCGCAACTCTCCCAGCACGACGCAATCACCGCCGACCTCGACGAAGGGCAGTACACGATCCGCCGCCCACCAGAACCCGGCGACTGGACCCCACCAGGCGGAGACGACGCCGTCCCAACCGACATCGAACTCCCCGAACCCGCCCGGCAACCCGCGAAACAACGCCTCTCAGCCTCCCAATTTCGCGACCAACTCGCAGACACCCAATCCCGCCCAGATCTCCTCCAGGAAGATGGCGGGGACGGAACCGGACCCGAGCACATCGACGCCGACCCCGCCATCAACAGTGCCACGCTCGGCACGATCGTCCACAAACTCTGCGAACTCACCCCGCCACGCGAGGACTGGCCAACCATCATTCGCCGCAGCGTCGACGATCCCGACGCACTCACCGAAACCGACATCAGCCTCATCGAGCGTCACGCTGACGCCGGACTCACCGCACTCGACGAGCTCGAAGCTATGCACGAGATCCGCTCTCGTCACGCCGAACTCACCGTCACGCTGGACCTGGACGCCGCCAAAGTCGTTGGCGACATCGATCACCTCTCCGTCACTGACACAGGTTACCTCGTCGCCGACTACAAAACAAGCGACCTCGACGGCGAATCCATCGCGAGCTACACCGAGCACTATCTACCACAGCTCCTCGCCTACGCCGGCGCACTCTTCCAGAACGATCCAGACGCCGAGCACGTCACCATCGCCCTCATCTTCACCGACACCGGCGACGTCCCTCACCGGACGGTAACACGGATAGACGTCGACGAACTGCTCGACTGGGCGAGCACGGAACTGTAA